In Alphaproteobacteria bacterium US3C007, one genomic interval encodes:
- the rpmB gene encoding 50S ribosomal protein L28 has product MARRCEFTGKGPMSGNNVSHANNKTKRRFLPNLNDVTLQSEVLNRGFKFRISAAALRSVDHRGGLDQFLAKAKDDELSTNALKLKKEIAKAQTAAA; this is encoded by the coding sequence ATGGCACGTCGTTGCGAGTTTACAGGAAAAGGCCCGATGTCTGGTAACAATGTCAGCCATGCCAATAACAAAACCAAGCGCCGCTTTTTGCCAAATCTGAACGACGTGACCTTGCAGTCTGAAGTTTTAAATCGCGGTTTTAAATTCCGCATTTCAGCAGCCGCATTGCGCTCTGTTGATCACCGTGGCGGCTTAGATCAATTTTTGGCAAAAGCTAAAGATGACGAATTGTCAACAAACGCGTTGAAATTGAAAAAAGAAATCGCCAAGGCCCAAACGGCCGCAGCGTAA
- a CDS encoding copper chaperone PCu(A)C: MTLIRSFFAAIMLCGLPALLSADTIMVKDAYAYRATPSSKAGGIFMMIHNHGTADDRLVSVASTAAQKAELHTHIQSSDGVMKMRPVIGGFVIEAGKIAMLKRGADHIMLMGLHNSWHQGDLISIVLTFEKAGEMTLDVPVDLNRSDAAHSH; this comes from the coding sequence ATGACCCTAATAAGATCCTTTTTTGCAGCTATCATGCTCTGCGGCCTGCCAGCATTGCTATCCGCCGATACGATTATGGTTAAAGATGCTTACGCGTATCGCGCAACCCCCTCGTCAAAAGCGGGCGGAATTTTCATGATGATCCATAATCACGGCACGGCCGATGATCGGCTCGTCAGCGTTGCGTCAACCGCGGCGCAGAAAGCCGAATTACACACTCATATACAATCTTCGGATGGGGTGATGAAAATGCGACCCGTCATCGGCGGGTTTGTGATTGAAGCAGGCAAAATAGCCATGCTTAAACGTGGTGCAGATCACATCATGCTGATGGGGTTGCACAACAGCTGGCACCAGGGTGATCTGATTTCTATCGTCTTAACTTTTGAGAAGGCCGGCGAAATGACGCTTGACGTCCCAGTCGACTTAAATCGCTCTGACGCAGCACATTCCCATTAA
- a CDS encoding DUF2177 family protein, translating into MIHILLYISTAIVFLALDVVMLKKVMYPLFSANIGPMMLEDLRMGPAAVFYLFYVVGVVWFVSIPALNVGSIAQAFFAGAVLGALAYGTYEFTNFATLKGWTAQMVMVDVIWGAVLTGTSAAVGVAVTKYFT; encoded by the coding sequence ATGATACATATTTTGTTGTATATCAGTACCGCAATCGTCTTTCTAGCGCTTGACGTCGTTATGCTGAAAAAGGTGATGTACCCTCTCTTTTCTGCGAATATCGGGCCGATGATGCTGGAAGACCTTCGCATGGGCCCTGCAGCGGTGTTTTACTTGTTTTATGTTGTGGGCGTGGTCTGGTTTGTGTCTATCCCCGCCTTGAATGTTGGTTCAATCGCTCAGGCGTTTTTTGCCGGAGCTGTTCTTGGCGCGCTGGCCTATGGAACCTATGAGTTTACAAATTTCGCGACCCTGAAGGGTTGGACGGCGCAAATGGTGATGGTTGACGTCATTTGGGGTGCCGTTTTAACAGGAACATCAGCAGCAGTGGGCGTGGCTGTAACAAAATATTTTACATAG
- a CDS encoding inositol monophosphatase family protein gives MQGSANLNVMIKAARKAGRSLLKDFTEVENLQVSSKSAGDFVSRADIAAEAIIKAELTAARPTYGWVGEESEAIDGQDPTRRWIVDPLDGTTNFLHGLPHWAVSIALEHKGQIVAGVVYDPTKDEMFIAEKGQGAWLNDSRLRVSGRKRMIESIYATGLPFAGRSDLPETLKDLAQLLPACAGVRRWGAAALDLAYVAAGRYDGYWERRLNVWDIAAGVIIAREAGAIVEGIAANSDPIETADILCANDLQFNQFAALIRGA, from the coding sequence ATGCAAGGAAGTGCAAACCTCAACGTGATGATCAAAGCAGCCCGTAAAGCTGGCAGATCGCTTCTGAAAGATTTTACCGAGGTTGAAAATTTACAAGTTTCAAGCAAGAGCGCGGGGGATTTTGTATCGCGCGCAGATATTGCGGCAGAAGCGATAATCAAAGCTGAATTAACAGCAGCCCGCCCCACTTATGGCTGGGTGGGAGAAGAAAGCGAAGCAATCGACGGGCAAGACCCCACGCGGCGCTGGATTGTTGACCCTTTAGATGGCACCACAAACTTTTTGCATGGTCTGCCACATTGGGCTGTATCCATTGCATTGGAACATAAAGGGCAAATTGTTGCCGGCGTGGTCTATGATCCGACAAAAGATGAAATGTTCATAGCTGAAAAAGGCCAGGGGGCCTGGTTGAATGACAGCCGGTTGCGTGTTTCGGGCCGCAAACGGATGATTGAAAGCATTTACGCAACAGGGTTGCCATTTGCAGGGCGCTCTGATTTGCCTGAAACACTGAAAGATCTTGCGCAATTGCTACCCGCCTGCGCAGGCGTGCGGCGCTGGGGCGCGGCAGCCCTTGATCTGGCTTATGTGGCTGCAGGGCGCTATGACGGGTATTGGGAGCGTCGCTTAAACGTTTGGGACATTGCGGCCGGCGTAATCATAGCGCGCGAAGCAGGTGCGATAGTAGAAGGCATCGCTGCGAATTCTGATCCTATCGAAACCGCTGATATTTTATGCGCAAACGATCTGCAATTTAACCAATTTGCAGCTTTAATCCGGGGCGCATAA
- a CDS encoding rhomboid family intramembrane serine protease, which produces MFLPFRDHNPPNRKPIVTYGLILINAAIFLSYWGSVDSVRATQITFEHWAMFPEDISYGVNLHSLISSIFLHGGLLHLGGNMLFLYIYGDNLEDELGHMLFLGFYLACGALANVAQVLADPASPIPVVGASGAIAGVMGGYLLLFPKAKVDILVIFVVFFRVFSISAWIVLGLWFALQLLNGATSTAASSGIAYWAHIGGFAAGLVLIFPMFIRLGAAAFWRRTLGHPPHPEKIYAGSLARVPLVPRKSNTSK; this is translated from the coding sequence ATGTTTTTGCCCTTTCGAGATCACAATCCACCCAACCGAAAACCCATCGTCACCTATGGTTTGATCCTTATAAATGCAGCAATATTTTTGAGCTATTGGGGCAGTGTCGATAGCGTAAGAGCCACACAAATCACGTTTGAACATTGGGCGATGTTCCCTGAGGATATTAGCTATGGGGTGAACCTTCATAGCTTGATCAGCTCAATTTTCTTGCATGGCGGGCTGCTTCATTTGGGGGGGAATATGTTGTTTTTATACATTTATGGCGATAATTTAGAAGATGAATTGGGCCATATGCTTTTTTTAGGGTTTTACTTGGCTTGCGGCGCTTTGGCGAATGTGGCGCAGGTTTTGGCTGATCCGGCTTCGCCTATTCCTGTGGTCGGGGCGTCTGGCGCGATCGCGGGGGTGATGGGGGGGTATTTGCTGTTATTCCCAAAAGCTAAGGTTGATATTTTGGTGATTTTCGTTGTGTTTTTCCGCGTTTTTTCAATTTCCGCGTGGATCGTCCTTGGCCTTTGGTTTGCGTTACAGCTACTGAATGGCGCCACCTCCACGGCGGCCAGCAGCGGTATCGCATATTGGGCTCATATCGGTGGCTTTGCCGCCGGTCTTGTTTTGATCTTCCCTATGTTTATACGCCTTGGAGCAGCCGCATTTTGGCGTCGAACATTGGGGCATCCGCCCCATCCGGAAAAAATCTATGCTGGCTCACTTGCGCGCGTGCCACTGGTCCCCAGGAAGTCAAATACCAGCAAATAG
- a CDS encoding hydroxymethylglutaryl-CoA reductase, degradative has product MSDSSAEYSRLPSLRDLTIETRRALVSDAAGLSQTARVNLAGKNSLQEHIADGMIENVIGKFELPLGVATNFKINNRDYLIPMAVEEPSVVAAASHMAKLARKCGGFQANAERPVMRAQIQILDLSDPAEALEKIQSHAGQLIAAANECDPVLVSLGGGCFEIEGHVFKDTPLGNMLVLHLLVDVRDAMGANTVNTMAEKIAPKIEEITQGRVRLRILSNLADLRLVRAHVSLDVSLFDGGQITGHELCTGIVEAATLAVIDPYRAATHNKGIMNGIDPIVLATGNDWRAIEAGAHAYAARNGRYTALSTWAITSTGYLKGEIELPMAVGIIGGATKAHPAAQAALELINVGSAGELAEVIASVGLAQNLAALRALADEGIQKGHMRLHARTVAITAGASPEQVSQIAQKMIEHGAINAETARHFLKTQKP; this is encoded by the coding sequence ATGTCAGATTCATCAGCAGAATATTCAAGGCTCCCCAGCCTTCGCGACCTAACAATTGAAACCAGACGCGCTTTGGTTTCTGACGCTGCCGGATTATCACAAACCGCGCGGGTTAATCTTGCCGGGAAAAACAGCCTTCAAGAGCATATCGCTGATGGGATGATCGAAAATGTGATTGGAAAGTTCGAGCTTCCACTTGGTGTTGCAACAAATTTTAAAATCAATAATCGCGATTATTTGATCCCTATGGCGGTTGAAGAGCCCTCAGTCGTGGCGGCTGCCTCCCATATGGCAAAATTAGCCCGCAAGTGTGGGGGATTTCAGGCCAATGCCGAACGACCGGTTATGCGCGCGCAAATTCAAATCTTGGATCTTTCAGACCCAGCAGAAGCGCTCGAAAAAATTCAAAGCCATGCCGGCCAATTGATTGCCGCCGCGAATGAGTGCGATCCTGTCTTGGTTTCCTTGGGCGGTGGCTGTTTTGAAATAGAAGGTCATGTTTTCAAAGATACACCTCTGGGCAATATGCTGGTTTTGCATCTCTTAGTGGATGTACGTGATGCGATGGGAGCCAATACTGTAAATACAATGGCGGAAAAAATAGCGCCTAAAATCGAAGAAATTACGCAAGGCAGAGTTCGCCTGCGCATTTTGTCAAACCTTGCTGATTTGCGTTTGGTGCGCGCGCATGTGTCGTTAGATGTAAGCCTATTTGACGGAGGGCAAATCACCGGCCATGAGCTGTGCACTGGCATTGTTGAGGCTGCGACATTGGCCGTAATAGATCCTTATCGCGCGGCAACGCATAATAAAGGCATTATGAACGGTATTGACCCTATTGTTCTGGCAACCGGAAATGATTGGCGCGCCATAGAGGCCGGAGCGCATGCCTATGCCGCAAGAAACGGGCGATACACGGCATTAAGCACATGGGCGATTACCTCAACGGGTTATTTAAAAGGCGAAATTGAACTTCCGATGGCCGTCGGTATTATTGGCGGTGCAACAAAGGCCCACCCCGCTGCGCAAGCTGCATTAGAATTGATCAATGTCGGGTCCGCCGGGGAATTGGCAGAGGTCATCGCCTCTGTGGGTTTGGCGCAAAACCTAGCAGCTTTGCGCGCGCTTGCAGATGAGGGCATTCAAAAAGGTCATATGCGCCTTCATGCGCGAACGGTTGCGATAACGGCGGGGGCAAGCCCTGAGCAAGTTAGTCAAATTGCACAGAAAATGATTGAGCACGGGGCGATAAACGCCGAAACCGCCCGACATTTTCTAAAAACCCAAAAACCTTAA
- a CDS encoding FAD-binding oxidoreductase yields the protein MWAKDWKNTSYWLDGQSALSGISQTIIPDVDVLVVGSGYTGLHAAIQILRGGRKVMIIDSGAPGFGCSTRNGGQISTSIKPSQAKLARKFGTRRATAIRQEGETALDWIEDFITGEKIDCAFERCGRFHAAHSEAHFQTLAKDAEALSKFENIAVEIIPKADQKKELGSDLYHGGVVYPRHASVHPAKYHHGLLQLALKAGAHVVGQCRAERINKTSAGFEIQTTQGQVTCKDVVVATNGYTGNLTPWLQRRIIPIGSYIIATEPLQPELMEKLFPTNRIISDTCKVVYYYRPSPDKTRILFGGRVSARETDPSASGPKLHNDMCRIFPELKETKISHSWMGTVAYTFDELAHTGCHQGIYYAMGYCGSGVSMASYLGMRLGQKLLGLPQGKTAFDDLPFPTRPAYTGRPWFLPAIVSWYRWRDQMQMSTR from the coding sequence ATGTGGGCAAAAGACTGGAAAAACACTTCCTACTGGCTAGACGGGCAGTCGGCGTTGTCCGGAATCAGCCAAACAATTATTCCAGATGTTGACGTCTTGGTTGTGGGCTCTGGCTATACGGGGCTGCACGCGGCAATTCAAATATTGCGAGGTGGCAGAAAAGTCATGATCATTGATTCTGGGGCCCCTGGTTTTGGGTGCAGTACCCGTAATGGTGGACAAATCAGCACCAGTATAAAACCCTCCCAAGCCAAGCTGGCCCGCAAATTTGGTACACGACGGGCAACCGCCATTCGCCAAGAAGGCGAAACTGCTCTGGATTGGATTGAAGACTTTATCACTGGCGAAAAAATCGACTGCGCGTTTGAACGCTGCGGCAGGTTTCACGCAGCGCATTCAGAAGCCCATTTTCAAACGCTCGCTAAAGATGCCGAGGCGCTCTCCAAATTTGAAAACATCGCTGTCGAGATTATCCCCAAAGCTGACCAAAAAAAAGAGTTGGGCAGCGATCTCTACCATGGTGGCGTGGTCTATCCCCGCCATGCCTCTGTTCATCCAGCCAAATATCACCATGGCTTGCTACAATTGGCCCTGAAGGCAGGAGCGCATGTGGTAGGGCAGTGCCGCGCTGAAAGAATTAACAAAACGAGCGCGGGCTTTGAAATACAGACAACGCAGGGCCAAGTGACTTGTAAGGACGTAGTTGTTGCAACCAATGGCTACACGGGCAATTTGACGCCCTGGCTCCAACGGCGTATTATCCCAATTGGCAGCTACATAATTGCCACCGAACCGCTGCAGCCAGAGTTGATGGAAAAACTTTTTCCAACCAATCGAATTATCAGCGACACGTGCAAAGTTGTGTATTATTATCGTCCCTCTCCAGATAAAACACGCATCTTATTCGGTGGCCGCGTTTCAGCGCGGGAAACCGATCCTTCGGCCAGCGGCCCAAAACTACATAATGATATGTGCCGCATCTTCCCTGAATTAAAAGAGACAAAAATTTCACATTCCTGGATGGGCACAGTGGCTTATACATTTGATGAACTGGCTCATACCGGATGCCATCAAGGCATTTATTACGCGATGGGCTATTGCGGCTCGGGTGTTTCGATGGCCAGTTACCTGGGTATGCGTTTGGGGCAAAAACTGTTGGGGTTGCCGCAGGGCAAAACAGCTTTTGACGATCTGCCATTTCCAACGCGGCCCGCCTATACTGGTCGGCCTTGGTTTTTACCTGCCATCGTATCTTGGTATCGCTGGCGTGACCAAATGCAAATGTCGACGCGGTAA
- a CDS encoding ABC transporter substrate-binding protein: MNLKPAMKATSSLAAAGVLIASSMAYADELRIVSWGGAYQKGQSVGIFQPVAKAMDITVKEDTYGGISDVKLMVKSGADKFDIFSSGAGSCASGAAEGVLEKLDYSVIDVSNHLPGMYSDYCAGADIFSVVAAWNTETYGDNGPKTWADFYDVEKFPGTRAMRNKVDAQLETALLADGVPMDQIYEVLDSEAGIERALDKIRSIKPHIAVWWSSGAQHAQLMKDGEVDMTTGWNGRFDVAKLDGAKVAYDWRSGIMDWEGYGIPKGAKNKDLAMQFIAEAMKPEYMAEFAKYITYGPTNGKVYELGLMDEARAKQMPSHPDNAQYQLTLKTDWYSKWRTIAAEMYTDMMTE; the protein is encoded by the coding sequence ATGAATTTAAAACCAGCGATGAAAGCAACAAGCTCTTTGGCTGCAGCCGGAGTATTGATCGCCAGTTCAATGGCTTACGCAGACGAATTGCGGATTGTATCTTGGGGTGGCGCCTACCAAAAAGGCCAGTCTGTTGGTATTTTTCAGCCAGTAGCAAAGGCCATGGACATCACGGTCAAAGAAGACACCTATGGTGGTATTTCCGACGTTAAGCTGATGGTGAAGTCAGGTGCGGATAAGTTTGATATTTTCTCAAGCGGTGCTGGTAGCTGCGCCTCGGGTGCGGCAGAAGGTGTGTTAGAAAAACTTGACTATTCCGTCATCGATGTCAGCAACCATTTGCCCGGAATGTATAGTGACTATTGCGCCGGCGCAGATATCTTCTCTGTTGTAGCGGCTTGGAACACAGAAACCTATGGCGATAACGGGCCAAAAACATGGGCCGATTTTTACGATGTAGAAAAATTCCCTGGGACCCGCGCCATGCGCAATAAAGTGGATGCGCAATTGGAAACAGCCCTATTGGCGGATGGCGTTCCGATGGATCAAATCTACGAAGTGCTGGACAGCGAAGCCGGCATCGAGCGTGCACTGGATAAGATCAGAAGCATCAAACCGCATATCGCTGTATGGTGGTCTTCAGGCGCACAACATGCCCAGCTAATGAAAGATGGCGAAGTTGATATGACAACGGGCTGGAACGGACGCTTTGATGTTGCAAAGCTTGATGGCGCAAAAGTGGCATATGACTGGCGTTCAGGCATCATGGATTGGGAAGGTTATGGAATTCCTAAAGGTGCAAAGAACAAAGACTTAGCGATGCAGTTTATCGCGGAGGCGATGAAGCCAGAATACATGGCTGAATTTGCAAAATACATCACGTATGGTCCAACAAATGGCAAAGTCTATGAGTTGGGTCTAATGGATGAGGCACGCGCAAAACAAATGCCAAGCCATCCAGATAACGCACAATATCAGCTAACGTTGAAAACCGATTGGTATTCAAAATGGCGCACAATTGCAGCTGAAATGTATACAGATATGATGACCGAGTAA
- a CDS encoding ABC transporter ATP-binding protein: protein MKNTSLNISIKNVSKSYDQFHALNDISLEITSGEFMTLLGPSGSGKTTLLMVLAGFTNPDCGSVKFGNEEVILKPPHLRGIGMVFQNYALFPHMSVEQNVGYPQKLRGVSKAETQESVKEALSTVKLDGLGHRGVNELSGGQRQRVALARAIVFKPKILLMDEPLSALDKKLREEMQIELRQLHDALNMTTVYVTHDQKEALTMSDRITVINDGKLMQLGTPNEIYKNPSNAFIADFIGESSLLPVSVNKSQISFGPETIKTSSPPAQDGKFLLVVRPEKTFVATDKQEGVNYFSGVLLDSIFQGESQLLVVKLAPLEGEEQTLRVRVPNGSITQEALPAVGETVTIGLKVADSYLVS, encoded by the coding sequence ATGAAAAATACATCACTCAATATATCGATTAAAAATGTTTCAAAATCATACGATCAATTCCATGCTCTGAATGATATAAGCCTCGAGATAACATCGGGTGAATTCATGACACTTCTCGGGCCGTCAGGTTCCGGTAAAACCACTTTGCTGATGGTTCTTGCAGGCTTTACAAATCCAGATTGTGGCAGCGTAAAATTCGGAAATGAAGAGGTTATTTTGAAACCTCCGCATTTACGGGGCATCGGTATGGTTTTCCAAAACTATGCGTTATTTCCACATATGAGCGTTGAACAAAATGTTGGGTATCCACAAAAATTAAGAGGCGTGAGCAAAGCAGAAACGCAAGAAAGCGTTAAAGAAGCTCTTAGCACCGTGAAACTGGATGGTTTGGGCCATCGCGGAGTGAATGAGTTATCAGGCGGACAAAGACAGCGCGTTGCACTGGCGCGTGCGATTGTGTTCAAGCCTAAAATTCTTTTGATGGATGAGCCCTTATCTGCCTTGGATAAAAAACTGCGTGAAGAGATGCAAATCGAATTGCGCCAGCTGCATGATGCGCTGAATATGACAACTGTCTATGTCACCCATGATCAAAAAGAAGCTCTGACAATGTCGGATAGGATCACGGTGATCAACGACGGAAAACTGATGCAACTGGGCACACCCAATGAGATTTATAAAAATCCAAGCAATGCTTTCATTGCTGATTTTATCGGAGAATCGAGCCTTTTGCCTGTCAGCGTTAACAAGTCGCAAATCAGCTTTGGCCCCGAAACAATAAAAACATCCAGCCCCCCTGCACAGGATGGCAAATTCCTCTTGGTGGTACGCCCAGAAAAAACGTTTGTGGCCACCGACAAACAAGAGGGCGTGAATTACTTTTCCGGTGTCTTATTAGACTCAATTTTCCAGGGGGAAAGCCAATTACTGGTTGTTAAATTGGCGCCTTTGGAAGGCGAAGAACAAACTTTACGGGTCAGAGTTCCCAACGGAAGCATCACACAGGAGGCGTTGCCCGCTGTCGGAGAAACTGTAACCATTGGCCTCAAAGTAGCTGACAGCTACTTGGTGAGTTAA
- a CDS encoding ABC transporter permease, with product MSSTSDHLNQDGLKKLAARENLTFLGLTLPYLLMVAFLIVIPVGWLFYLSFIGRDGTFSFENYERMITSRSYMRIFITTFKISILTTIICTLIGYPLAYFMSQLSRKWANICMVGVLIPFWTSLLVRTYAWLVLLQKKGLLNNIALDLGLINEPIKIVHNTTGTLIGMVHIMLPFLILPLYANMRAIDKDCLKAASSLGATPTRAFWTVFFPLSLPGLFAGLLIVFVLCLGFYVTPAILGGGRVIMAAMKISSNIELYFSWGAASALGVVLLVVTAIILYIASKLVSLDQFGNK from the coding sequence ATGTCTTCAACCTCTGATCACCTCAATCAAGACGGGCTGAAAAAACTGGCCGCGCGGGAAAACCTCACCTTCTTGGGCCTCACTCTACCCTATTTGTTGATGGTTGCTTTTCTGATCGTTATTCCGGTCGGCTGGTTGTTTTATCTCTCATTTATCGGCAGGGATGGCACGTTTTCTTTTGAAAATTATGAGCGGATGATCACCAGCCGCTCCTATATGCGGATTTTCATAACAACCTTTAAAATTAGCATTCTAACGACGATCATCTGTACGCTTATCGGCTATCCCTTGGCCTATTTCATGTCCCAACTCTCGCGAAAATGGGCAAATATCTGCATGGTGGGCGTGTTAATTCCGTTTTGGACCAGCCTGTTGGTGCGCACCTATGCGTGGTTAGTGCTGTTGCAAAAAAAGGGGTTGCTAAACAATATCGCATTGGATTTGGGTTTGATCAACGAGCCGATTAAAATCGTGCATAATACAACGGGTACATTGATCGGCATGGTTCATATTATGCTGCCATTTTTGATCTTGCCGCTTTACGCAAATATGCGCGCGATTGATAAAGACTGTTTGAAAGCAGCGTCTAGTCTCGGCGCCACACCAACCCGCGCCTTTTGGACTGTCTTTTTTCCACTCTCCCTGCCCGGCCTATTTGCTGGCTTATTGATTGTTTTTGTTTTGTGCCTCGGGTTTTACGTGACCCCTGCCATTTTGGGTGGTGGCAGAGTGATCATGGCTGCAATGAAAATTTCGAGCAACATTGAGCTTTATTTCAGTTGGGGGGCTGCAAGCGCGTTGGGCGTGGTCTTGCTGGTTGTGACCGCAATCATTCTTTACATCGCCTCAAAACTCGTATCGCTTGACCAATTCGGGAATAAATAA